A segment of the Macrobrachium rosenbergii isolate ZJJX-2024 chromosome 8, ASM4041242v1, whole genome shotgun sequence genome:
AATGCTATAATTCAAATTAAACTGTATCTTATGCCAAGAACCACCTTTCTACAGGAAATTAAacacaaagtttaaaaaaaaataacatgaaaatgacaACTGAAATAAGGTTTTTGAACAGTTTATCAGTCAGTGAGAAGCTAAATTACCGAGACAACGGAATGGACTAAAAGTACAGATAAGAAGTGAATAACAGACTATCCATAAACCTAATCATGTGCCAATGATGGAAAACATTTTGAGGAAGAGGAACTCTTCCCAGACAACTGGAAACTGTGAGGTTCCAAAACCACTAGAAGGAAAATACACCACTTACATGGATCATATATCGAGTTGTTCATTGATGTTTCAATATTGAGCTGAACCCATACAAATAAAATTCCTATTTTGAAGAGGATTATGACATGGGAGTAGTTTCATACTGCCCCACTTGGTGACAAGGGAGATATTCACCATAATCTTGGGGTGTTTGCTCCTCTTATATTGGTagtaatttctgtaatttttttttctatcatccttattttttcaaatttgttcaaTTTCTGTTTCTGAACGACTTCCTGAGCAAACAATCTTTTCCACCTACCGTGCACACCACTAGAATGCCTCACATCAGTTACCTTTTCTTACTGTTCCACTTAGAAAGTACATTACTGTACTGGTAATAaacctggaaaggaaaaatacactTCTGTAGAGAAAGCATTCTTGAATATGGGATGATAATGCCCAACACTTCCTTAATAACCAAAGTAGCGTGTACTTGCAAGCAGATATTGTAACTATTAAAAGCTAATTACATGCTTAAAAATAAGGTAGCGTGGAATGTTATCAAACTAGTGCCATTTACAACACAGCATTCAGTGGTAAAGAATTTCTTAATAGTGTTGTACAGAATGGTAGCTGGtgtaaagaactttgaagaaactCAGATTCCTACAAACATGACACTGAAGACCTTCaatgtacaaaacaaaaatgggTATTGTACTGATTTTCTCAAAACCTGTCACTCATTACTTGTAGCCAAAAATTTTAATCTATAACTATGACTTAAGATTATTCTATCCACATCACACAATAATCGCTTGTTAATATCTCTAATTCAAGAAACCTTTTGTGAAAACCACCACTGAATCCAAAACGTTAAAAATTAAGGAGATAAAGTTTGTACTACCCATATTTTCACATATACAATAATGTATGTCACATTCATCTTTGGTCATGAATTCAAAAATATCAGAAACATGCAGAATTAATAGGTTACTGTACTGGTAAGTTCTTAGCCAAATCTACCCCTATCATCAACAAGAGGGATTAGATTTAGATGATTGTTAGGAGCTGAATCATCTTGAGAAATAATTCTACAAGTCTGTGTAGTTACTGGATTGAACTAAGAGCCTgccttgtaaacaaaaaaaaaaaaaaaaaaaaaaaaataagcattatttTTCATCTGAATGAAATCTGCTCTGACCCATTCATACTCCAGTTCTGTTTTGGGTAAGACTGATATTCGAAAAGcctgtatttcaaaattaacagATGAGGATAATTCATATTAAGAAGTGGTCCCCAATATTAACACAATGTTCTGTTGGTATTCAGTGAGGAATACAACTAGTTGGGTTAGTAACTTTTAGGTGCCTTAGTCAAGTACAGATGACTGGTTTGACCAAAGGATATTTGAAGAGTAGTCCACATGAACCAATCTCTTTATATGCAGACTGTAAAATAACACTaacagtttaaaatttttaatttgaacATCCAAAATATAACTGACAACAAATGTCAAGCTTTGAAAACAAATCAGTTGCAGAAACTTTAAGATGCCGTAATTTAATACATGAAACCCAAACGTTATCATTCACAACGACAaatcctctgaggaataagtacATTGGGTCAGTGGTCAGGTTACATTAATAATAAGAACTGGTAGGTAAACATTCACAGAGGGTTCCATTAGTTACAAGGAGGATGAAGCTAAGAAAAAGAGTGCTGGTAAAGACAATGAAATTAGACTCCATTCTGGTCACAGTAGACTGACCAAGACAATATCAAATGTTACCATTGGTGTTGAAGAGATTGGAAGACAGTGAAGGACAATGTTAAATGTTGCTTTTTGTGGAAATGACTCCTTGAGCAGTAAGACAGCCATGATTAGAGGTCAAATGAGTCCAAAAACTCAACAGTAAAGAGTATGGTTTAGAAAGACCGAGTGAAAAGTCTCACACAGAAGCACCCCCTGTTTAGGTGCACCTTCTGCTAACTTTAGACATTTAATTCTTCCCTTCAGGTGCACAAAAGACTCCAGTTGTCTGAGCAACTGGAAAAGGGTATAAAAGGAGGATAACGAAGGTGACTTGAAAGCCACCCAGAGCAAAGTATTGTTTACCATCCCCTGTTTAGGTCAGAAGTTGCATATCAACTGAATGTTAGACTGAATCTCCACCCGAAAATGTCATGTTCACAATAACATGCAAGGGAGTGACAATGCTTGTAACATCCTATTCAGTCTGGCATAGGGAAAACAGTTGTACAGTAATAGGGTAGGCCTATGCCAGAGTGAGATGTGTCAGAGATCTTGCCTGAAAAGGTAATCCTCAAAGAACCAAGTGTGACCTTACACAGGGTGCTAATTCAGAAGGCAGCTAAGTTTTGCCAATAAGAATGGCAGGTTCAGAGTAGAGCTCCAATGCCCTCCATAAAAGTCACTGAAACAGAGGCCATAAAGTGCCACATACACTTCACACCTCTGTAATATACAAACAGTACTTATCTATGGtaaagaagtaaacaaaaaaaaaaataagttccaacttatttcattttttttttttaaccttgcagTTGGAAGGATTACAGCAAGACATCATCAAGTGATAGATAGGGGCAGAAGAAAACACTCTGTGAGAGCAGGTGTGTTGAGGATTACCCAACTTCACCATCCAACTGTCAAGTAACACCATCACCCAGTTTCAATGACCATTTTCACCTTACACTGAGAAATACTCCTACATAAAGACAATGATTtgtatttctgaaagaaaacacTTTCTCTTGTTCACTTATCAGCAGTATGACCTGTCTGAGGAAACTAAAACTTTCCtgattaataataagaaatattctaATTTCAGGTTATACTTAAAACTCATGGGTTTCAATTCTGAAGACTTTTGCATTTCACTGCAATTCTTGCTTGCTGGTGGAAATCTATTTAGCTCCAAAGTTCACAAAGTACATGGAAATTTATCTAACTTTTAGTTAGCCTAATCAAGACTAAGAGTTAACATATCTGAATCAACAGTCTAATAGGGTGAAAAAGTCTACCTGAGCAAGACCTTCATTTGTCAATTTCCTACAACCATACATACTGTACTTTGCACAGAatataaaactgtcattattGAATCTGGATTTTGAAATTATGACAAATTATGATATGCTAAATCTGGTTTGTCCCTAGGTAGACATTAATATCAAAACTCTTGCTATATGGTGTCATCAGTACAAGTGATTTACCTCCAAATATTAATGAGGCTCTTTTAAGAGGAATgtctcaaatgaaaataataatctgcACATTTCCACTAGTAATAAGTATTCCatcttaaaatacaaatgcaatcCATTATCTCATTTTGACAACACATCCATTGCCCTGATAACTGTCCAGACATTCCTTTCACATATTGACTTAGCTCTCTCATGACCTAAGAGACTGACAGTGTCTACTGAATAACTCAACACTTGAAACAGCtctggaaaactgcagtactgAAGGGAAAAATTACTGATAAcagttcaaataaaaaagtaaaattttcattatcattacaataaTTCAGGATATCATAtgtggatttcatttttttttcctatgcaATTATCTCAACAtcattaaattttcacttttgtgAAACTACCAAAAATTATGATCTAATACTCATCAAAGTAGGTGAATACTGACACTTCCACAAAACAGGACTATATTAAGTAAAATGTCTAAAATTATACAGCAATTATTAGCATGCTGTACTACAAAGTctacatataaaataatcaaaatgtatataaactCTATAcagcaaaaaatagaaatcaatatgctattaaaaatgaacttttacaaCTTAACTGACGTCAGGCAGTCCTGACCATCTGTAGTGGGTCTGATGTTTGAGCTTCACACAGCACCATTTATAAATGCAGATATGAACTTCATGTTCTGTAGCTTGTTCCAAATAAATAGATCTTTACCATACTTTCCCTCAATGTTTGTAGACTACAGTAATGTTGAGAGTAACATCAAGAGATCTGTAAAAGAAATTAGAGAGTAACTACTTCCAAAAACCAATGGAGTACTTgctatcatttcattttaataaacagctatttttaaaaattcaaaatcaagCCAAATATTACTTAATATTCAAATTCATACATAAACTGAACTTTTCCCATGTGCACCCGAAAAATACTCTCGTCTAAAGACTCGTGTTCTTAAAGGGAGTAATTAATACATCATCATCACACTTTAATCATCAAACTTATACAGGCCATAAATATGGTTTACAAtaatggcattaaaaaaaaaaatcatgaactgctgaatttttaaaagaagGGCAATTCCTGACCTAAAATTTTATGCTGTTAATTAATAAAGCATTTTGGCAACAAGTAAAagcttcacatatatataataccttcAGGAATGTCCTTATAGATGACACAAtgaattatttacaattactaaactaccaaaaaaatatttttgcatgtaCATTAATCTTTCAGGTTTGAGAAgcaataataatatgctttttcTATGATTACCAAATTGTCTAATACCAGCCCTAAGTATTAGAATCTTTTGCTTTGTTCAAAAGTCTCCTTCATATGCTTAATATGAAACTCATACTAAAACCTATTGCTAGTTTAGTGTTCCCAACATATTTACCAATGACTTATTACTCACTGGGACATTTTCTATATTCTCTGTCTATGTTTTGATGGTCGTGCAAGTGGGCTACTGTTCAAATTCTATTTGTCCCAGTGTATCATGGGTAGGCATGGCTTAGCATATTTGgaacaatttttgttatttttaagcaGAAATGTGGGTACATGAATGATGCTGAAACCTAACTGTTCTTTTGTTGTACATTTTACCAATTAAGTGGTATTCTGGAATTCAGGTGTTGCTTGAAAAAATCTGGTTTAGTCCTAGTTCCTTTACAGTAGTCCAGTTGTGTAATTCTTGTTCCTTTGATTATTATggctcatttgattttttttattttatttctgacatTCACTACCACAAAAAATTAGTTGTTTAAAGATACTGAAGCCATTATATCCTATAATTCTGGGGGCCCACAGTGCGAAGCTGGGGTTTATGTAAGGGGGTAAATGCAAAAAAGGTCAAATGACAAGGATGTATTCTGACACCGCCATGATACCCTATTTCTGCAAGTTCTGATTCCGATTCACATAGGGTTTATTGAATGTTTGgtaaattttaactttatacCATACTTGTATTCTGGAATTGAAAATATGAGTATGtagattttagtttgttttgaccGTTTCTAACATCATTTTGGCAGCAAATTAATATCCTAAATTAAGGGGGAACACATTGGGTCAGCAagatttttggggtgggggaaaatacgagagagaaaaatacaggtTTATATTTAACATTCCTATGATACTTTTCCAAATTCTGACTGTGATGAAGATAagtttttgaaggttttttgagtGACAGTCAGGCCCTAGTACCCTAGGATATGTTAATGGGGAGTTCATACCCTGGCCACGAAATGATGAGGCTCCACAGGTTTGGTTGTAACCCTGTTCTTTAATTTAAAGGGCTTTAGGTTAGGCCAGGTGGGGCAAGTCCCAGGGGGTTAAGCCCACCCAGGTGGGTTCCTGGTGTCTTAGGTTAGTTAGGGTGCAACCCTATTCATTCTAACTTTCAGCACCCTAGGTCAGGTTGGATGGGGAGGTCCAGGGAGGTAAAGGCCCCAGCCAGGTAAAGACCCAACCAAAAACACTTTTTCTCAGTGTTCCTCAATTACTGTTAAATATACAGGGGTCAGCATCTCGAATATTACTCATTTGCTAAAGAAATTAAGTTATGAAACATGAGAAAGTAATAGTTTCAGCTCCAGAATGACATTATGGTTTAAAGCACAAGATTCCACCAGCTAGCTTGATCTTACAATTACTAAAAAGGAATTGCAAGCCTTCAGTCCCAAAGAACTAACAATGATTCTGCGTCACAGTTTAAGTACCTAGCGTCAGCTGGGTGGCCTAACCTAGAACTGGACTACCTATATTTATGTCTAGGCATCCTGAGGCTAAACTAATCTAGATTTTATCTAGATAACTTCTCTAAGATACCTTATCTCAGTAGGACACTTAAACATCACGGAAGGCCTGTTTTCTTACGAGGGCAGACTACAGTGGCCCCTAGACACAAGATAGAGGTCcattttttggtttgtttaaaaCACCTTTAAGGAAGTTATGTTCACAtaccattttaaaataaatcttaatgaACTTTTGGTGTACCTGGACAAGACTTATTCATTGCAATGAAGAAGAATGATCAGTTCACAACGAGAACACAACCTGAATCATAAAGGTCTAATTTCTCATTGGTCTGAGTGCAATTttgatatagtttttatatacCCGATGATACAGGAatctttggtattattttataagctgCCAATACACGATATGATATAGTAACctccattttttaaaagagctctacatcctcgttattttgaaccccataaacattattcgcaaacaaataaaaaattaatatatgcaaataaaaaattagtatccataaataaaaaaattaaaatcaaattatgacATAAGGTGGGGCAACACCGGCACGCCCCCCCCTTCATGGCTAATACGTCAAAATTgttaaccagtaaacacccctataATAGGTTACATtgggttggtatttttaggttattttagTGCCCTAACAGtttcctggccatttttgcataaaaaacccAAAAcgggttttcatgcaaaaatggctgccTGGaatcttattggcaacttatgaaattttacagaatatttcacaaataaagacggtattttgtaatttctcgGCTGCACAGTTCAATTAACCTACAATTAAATGTCCTTAACAcctatgtaacaaataatattagataatatcctttaataagcAATGAAGTGACCTAGGGTCgagtcaaaacaaataaatattacaccaaaattcagaacaaaaattacaaatttttcgGCAAAATACTTACGAATTGTTCCTCAAAGGACGTTGAATATCATCCGTTACTATACATATTAATATTTGCAACTTGAATATGATCGTTATCAACactatttaaagattttttgacattttaaggCATGGTGTTCGGTTCTTATAAGGTCTGGAGAGCTAAGCAATGGCCATCTTGACATTCTTGAGTCTTTGACTATAAAATAAAACTCTAAAGAGTAACTGGCAACTTTTTATACAACTTGGACATAACCTTCCATTTTacttaataatgaacaaaattttcacaaaataataagGATACAATTTGGGAAAACAACATCATGTTATCTGTGATCCAAATTCTATTCACTGTTATCACAATAATtgctaaaataaatcaaatgcaaAACATAACATGGCAACTGTCCTTATTCAGGATTCCTAAGTACATAACTATtgtcttttactttaaaaaaaatttatatataaatgttttaattaaaatttctgatacaaaaaaagaaaatttttgttattaatataaacTAGTGGTagttattattcaagaatttatgttttattttaaaaaatgagggaTCTTAAAGATATTCTGCTATAGGTGAATGGTAAGAGAAGTAGCTAGCTGGAATGTTAAGGGGcctttcaaaaattacgtaacccccttttttttggtaACTTCTGACCGCCTCTCCCCCGCCCCCGTGTCACGTCTCATAACACATGTCCAGACCCCACCTAGAAAATAATGTAACGTCAGCTAgtaaccccccaaccccctccgcCGAAttagcatgtttccttttttttaatgcaataatatattactCTAGACTAGtacctggaaattattacctttaggttgttcttaatacttttattttaacaaagcaGAGAATGTCGGAGTtcagaaaagggatgagtttgtgatattattctGCGTCATGTAATGCGTACAGTGGAAAATGTTGAAGTACAGACAAgggttgagtttgtgatattttttaaacatatgcaacgaaaaaattaaataccatattctcaatattattaaaatataaaagttcatTGCAGacaaatctgaaaatgttatgtaactaCATCTCGCCATAACCACCTCCCCCATGAagcgttacgtaatttttgaacggcccctcAAAGTTGAATGAGGGTTAACAGAAAAACACAGTGAAACATGTTAAAGACCTTGAATATGCAATGTAGGGACATAAAATAGGATTCAATTAATTACcggcaacataaaaaaatagattttacctacatcgttgccagaagcaccattatggctgaatttaaccttaaataaactaaaaactactgaggctaaagggctgcaatttggtatgtttgatgattggagggtggatcatcaacagaccaaattgcagccctctagtctcagtactttttaagatctgagggcggacagaaaaagtgcggacaaaataaagtggaGACAGAATAATTGATAAATACAGTAACTGACAACATCTTGGAAGCTCAGAAGAAATCGTCCTTGGTGTTAcgagtattttaaaaatttaaacttttgcaatatgtcattaaataaaataactcagTGGCTATGAAGACCAGTTTGTAGATGTTATGGAAAATTAGCAGAGAATCACAAATAAAGTGATGACAGGCAACTTTTCTAACTTGGCTATCTTGTAAGGTAGTTCACAGGTAACTTCATTCATATTAAGgcataataaaataagatttataaaCAGGCAATCGAGTTGTATTTATTTCAGACCTGTTTCCCTCTAAAATATTCGTCTGCTCTGTCGTCTCTGCTCggtcattttaaataaaagactaTTACATTTTGGCTGAAGAAgctttataaaaaatgtcatctacatcaCCTGATACCAGGTATGATaggtattaaaaataatttaattttattgccaTTAATACTGCAGTTTATTCGAAAAAAGGGAATTTGTAAGGCTCTCTGTAAAGAGAGATTTGGTAACACAAAGAAAGCAGACGATATACTGAAAAGCTACCGCCAACgcttaacttttaaaaatacacaaatttcaGAGTCAGATCATGAATTATCATAACTAAAACAATGtttcattacatacataatacataaatacgtacatacatgcatgtacagtatatgatgagTAAAATTACACTACactatacaaatacagtacatgatGAGTAAAATTACACAATACTGAGTCTGGCCAGCAACTTGTGAAGACCATCAAGAGACATTTGAACTTCCGTGGAGCTTGGTGGTTGGCATGGAGCCATTTACATACTCCCCCCGCCCCCGCGCCTTTTAAAAACTAACAGACCCAGATATCCAACACCTGCAACCGTCCCTTTGAAGGGAAAAAGACCAAGCTGTCAATGACACACTCTGGACATTGCTGCCCCAAGAGGTGCCAATGAGTCTGGGTACAGTTATAATGTGCCTTAAGGCAGAGGAGTGCCCAATGAATGGTTGTGAACCATTTGGTGAGAGAGATTGCTCACCAAATGGCAAATGTTCCTTTACACAAAAATCGTTGTAAGAATgttatttctggaaaaaaaaaaatccacacaagGTGCTGAAATCAACTTATCTGCAGGTACTAAACACTGTCACTTGACTGGCTACTTAATCTTTGAAACATTCATATGTCACGGTACTTTCTGATTAAAGGGGAAACTAATTCTTAAAATGCACTTTACTCTAAATTACAGAATaatgcaaaagataaaaccaGCCTAGGACGTGAGGTTTGGTGTCTGCTTAATAGTATTTCCCAgagaatatacaaagaatatatataaccacataATTACAGGTCTATGCACAACAGATTACAAACAGTTCGATATTCCTCTGGTACTCATCATCAAGACATATGAATTAATGCATATCAACAAACCGCTCCAGTTGAGGGTGCACCACTCCCTTGTAGGCTATGCCATGTTTTCGAAGGGCCGCCGCAGCCAGACACTGCAGGGAAGTGTGGCGGACTGGGTTCACTATCTGATGCAGCCTCTCCCCTTGCGAGGCCCTCAAGGATCCGAAGCTGAAACCGTTTTTATTTACGGCGTCCAAGTGGCCACCGGCCGAGAGCAAAGCATTCAGAATCTCTCGGGGGCACTCGCCATTCGAGGCAAGCGCGTGGAGGGGCGTGTTCCCGTAATGATCCGTCGCACAAGGATCAGCACCAGTTTCCAGCAGGACGTTTACGATTTCTGAGCTGGGGAAGGTTGAGACCACAGGCGAACCAGCGCGAACGATGGAACCACCAGCGCACAACCTGTGCAGGAGAGTACTGCCTGTGATGTCTCTGGGATCTAATTTGACTAACCTATACACTGCCTTTTTCACTGACACCAGTTGGGGAGATGAAATCAGAGGCTTCAGTTTTAAAAGAATCAACATTAAATGTATCGCCAAAGGGATGAGACAGTCGAGATAGTGGAAATAAATGTGGCTGGCGAAGTGAATCTTATGCGTCACTGACATCTCGACTTCCCTGCGGCAGCTTTCGAACAGACGCAGGACGTCCTCGAAATACGCCGCATTATCGTAGAGTTCGGGACGCATCAGAACCATGTACGAAAACAGGTCTGTCAGAGACGTGAGGAAGAAGAGCCTCCTGAGGTCTAGGGCTCCCAGGGTCCTCTGTTGCATTTCCAAGCCGCGCGCCCAAAGGACGATGCATCGCTTGACGTCGCCGGCTGTGGCGAGCTTTGCCCCTTTGCGTCGTACGTCGGTAAACGTGGCGTGATGTCCGTAGCCCAGCACTCTGGCTCTCACTAGCATCGACTGGATTCCAATGGCGTCTCGCCTGGAACGTATCTCCTCCAGTTGCTCGGGTGTCCTCAGTTCCTGGAAATGTTCGCTGAAGAGGGGATCATCGGCCTCTGTTCTGACTGGAATATCGTTGGCACGCCTGGAAGGATATTGCGAGAGAATTTCATCAGTATGGAAATGTTTTATGTCTTCCTTTCCTGTAAATGAAAATTGCCATAGGCTTAACAAAATCAATATCATGAGTAAGTGAGGAAGCACAATGCGA
Coding sequences within it:
- the LOC136840708 gene encoding protein fem-1 homolog A-like isoform X3 → MIKLNTSFRCITKILQGRSGHAVASCLDNMGVAFGPYLVKAARMGHMHCVKFIVEVFRAPLEEDGLDIERTDDLGITCLMLACHNGNPEVVRYLVEIGADVNRQRIDGRTALHECANNGHLEAAKLLLDHYACISPDSMGETPLLRASLKGHAHIVEHMISRRELVPVQDWIEAIELLGATFADKKRDVASAIAYWEMAMNERRANDIPVRTEADDPLFSEHFQELRTPEQLEEIRSRRDAIGIQSMLVRARVLGYGHHATFTDVRRKGAKLATAGDVKRCIVLWARGLEMQQRTLGALDLRRLFFLTSLTDLFSYMVLMRPELYDNAAYFEDVLRLFESCRREVEMSVTHKIHFASHIYFHYLDCLIPLAIHLMLILLKLKPLISSPQLVSVKKAVYRLVKLDPRDITGSTLLHRLCAGGSIVRAGSPVVSTFPSSEIVNVLLETGADPCATDHYGNTPLHALASNGECPREILNALLSAGGHLDAVNKNGFSFGSLRASQGERLHQIVNPVRHTSLQCLAAAALRKHGIAYKGVVHPQLERFVDMH
- the LOC136840708 gene encoding protein fem-1 homolog A-like isoform X2, whose translation is MIVPLLIQILQGRSGHAVASCLDNMGVAFGPYLVKAARMGHMHCVKFIVEVFRAPLEEDGLVSAYHVYEAGATPLWAATVGGHYDVAEYLVSKGADVNAATRSNSSPLSVACSHVRLDLIRLLVEHGANIERTDDLGITCLMLACHNGNPEVVRYLVEIGADVNRQRIDGRTALHECANNGHLEAAKLLLDHYACISPDSMGETPLLRASLKGHAHIVEHMISRRELVPVQDWIEAIELLGATFADKKRDVASAIAYWEMAMNERRANDIPVRTEADDPLFSEHFQELRTPEQLEEIRSRRDAIGIQSMLVRARVLGYGHHATFTDVRRKGAKLATAGDVKRCIVLWARGLEMQQRTLGALDLRRLFFLTSLTDLFSYMVLMRPELYDNAAYFEDVLRLFESCRREVEMSVTHKIHFASHIYFHYLDCLIPLAIHLMLILLKLKPLISSPQLVSVKKAVYRLVKLDPRDITGSTLLHRLCAGGSIVRAGSPVVSTFPSSEIVNVLLETGADPCATDHYGNTPLHALASNGECPREILNALLSAGGHLDAVNKNGFSFGSLRASQGERLHQIVNPVRHTSLQCLAAAALRKHGIAYKGVVHPQLERFVDMH
- the LOC136840708 gene encoding protein fem-1 homolog C-like isoform X1, whose translation is MIKLNTSFRCITKILQGRSGHAVASCLDNMGVAFGPYLVKAARMGHMHCVKFIVEVFRAPLEEDGLVSAYHVYEAGATPLWAATVGGHYDVAEYLVSKGADVNAATRSNSSPLSVACSHVRLDLIRLLVEHGANIERTDDLGITCLMLACHNGNPEVVRYLVEIGADVNRQRIDGRTALHECANNGHLEAAKLLLDHYACISPDSMGETPLLRASLKGHAHIVEHMISRRELVPVQDWIEAIELLGATFADKKRDVASAIAYWEMAMNERRANDIPVRTEADDPLFSEHFQELRTPEQLEEIRSRRDAIGIQSMLVRARVLGYGHHATFTDVRRKGAKLATAGDVKRCIVLWARGLEMQQRTLGALDLRRLFFLTSLTDLFSYMVLMRPELYDNAAYFEDVLRLFESCRREVEMSVTHKIHFASHIYFHYLDCLIPLAIHLMLILLKLKPLISSPQLVSVKKAVYRLVKLDPRDITGSTLLHRLCAGGSIVRAGSPVVSTFPSSEIVNVLLETGADPCATDHYGNTPLHALASNGECPREILNALLSAGGHLDAVNKNGFSFGSLRASQGERLHQIVNPVRHTSLQCLAAAALRKHGIAYKGVVHPQLERFVDMH